Proteins co-encoded in one Sediminispirochaeta bajacaliforniensis DSM 16054 genomic window:
- a CDS encoding TlpA disulfide reductase family protein produces MKKHISSLYPMLLLSVFALTPGLFAQESGDESYSMSKGQAALYQLGFDIPRGSLAAPPFSLTTIDGETASLSAAKGKLLLLNLWATWCPPCRQEMPSMQKIYERFAGKNFEMYAVAAPTPPRETLELITAHVADNGFTFPVPIDSEYQVNSIYGTGSIPTTWIIDEKGNIIARLVGATDWSSPEIIGALEMLIP; encoded by the coding sequence ATGAAAAAGCATATAAGTTCTTTGTATCCCATGCTTCTTTTGTCGGTTTTTGCTCTTACCCCCGGACTTTTCGCTCAAGAAAGCGGTGACGAGAGTTATTCCATGTCAAAGGGGCAAGCCGCCCTTTATCAACTCGGTTTTGATATCCCCAGGGGCAGCCTGGCCGCACCGCCCTTTTCCCTGACGACCATCGACGGCGAGACGGCAAGCCTTTCGGCAGCAAAGGGAAAGCTGCTGCTCCTCAATCTTTGGGCGACATGGTGTCCCCCCTGTCGCCAGGAGATGCCCTCCATGCAAAAAATCTATGAGCGTTTTGCCGGAAAAAACTTTGAAATGTACGCCGTCGCAGCCCCTACTCCCCCGAGGGAAACCCTCGAACTGATTACAGCACATGTTGCCGATAACGGATTCACCTTCCCCGTTCCCATCGACAGCGAATACCAGGTCAATTCAATATACGGAACGGGGAGCATTCCCACTACCTGGATCATCGATGAAAAGGGAAACATCATCGCCAGGCTGGTAGGTGCAACCGATTGGTCATCACCTGAGATCATCGGGGCTCTTGAGATGCTCATTCCATAG
- a CDS encoding protein-disulfide reductase DsbD family protein — MYRLRRVPALLLFLLVVLLPLAAAKPRIVDVGVFGQRDSQRITLSLEIPEGYHQSFNEDFFFFELVDPAGADLGRIDYPKGTDTETGPAYYGTISLSAPLPPEKFRSTSAQTGKIRLHYQLCDEAGTCFLPGTVEASFSIPAPDTGSFSSSIGGFKGEKGIWLMLAFALLGGILLNIMPCVFPILSIRALNLVKQSSNDKKLLRFGSLLYGAGVLASFLLLALVVIILKQSGELVGWGFQFQNPAFVLALSAILLVFALSLFDLYLFQPPIFGSKLAAAGSRGLVGSFVNGLVAVILATPCTAPFLGSALGFAFSQPPLLIIFFFLTIGIGFALPFVLLGFIPRIIHRIPKPGAWMELFKETMGLVLIATALYFFAIFGRQTGAQAMIGALAFLLSLASAAWLYGKLAKPTSSKRQRWLSLLLFVILSSAAATIFIDPSSWKSQEGNASETAMAEHGGEGVERIAYSSERVETMIRSRQPFLLVFSAQWCSVCKLNDRRIFATERGKELFQRYGIQMVYGDYTNADPVIGEAIKDLGRAGVPVYAFYRPAADKPILLPELLTFEKLEELFSKADHEAETGETPTAQPLGDALFF, encoded by the coding sequence GTGTACCGACTAAGAAGAGTTCCGGCCCTGTTGTTGTTCCTGCTTGTCGTGCTGCTTCCCCTTGCCGCCGCCAAGCCCCGAATCGTCGATGTGGGGGTCTTTGGGCAGAGAGATTCGCAGCGCATCACCCTCTCGCTGGAGATTCCCGAAGGGTATCATCAAAGCTTCAACGAAGATTTCTTCTTTTTTGAACTGGTCGATCCAGCGGGGGCGGATCTCGGTAGGATCGATTATCCGAAGGGGACCGATACCGAAACAGGACCTGCCTACTACGGAACGATATCCCTAAGCGCTCCACTGCCCCCCGAAAAATTCCGGTCCACTTCTGCACAGACGGGAAAAATCAGGCTCCATTATCAGCTTTGTGACGAGGCCGGCACCTGTTTCCTGCCCGGCACCGTCGAAGCATCCTTTTCCATACCTGCACCCGACACGGGCTCTTTTTCAAGCAGCATCGGAGGGTTCAAGGGAGAGAAGGGCATCTGGCTCATGCTCGCCTTCGCCTTGCTCGGTGGGATTCTCCTCAACATAATGCCCTGCGTCTTTCCCATTCTCTCGATCAGGGCCCTCAACCTTGTCAAACAGAGCAGTAATGACAAGAAGCTGTTGCGTTTCGGCTCCCTGCTCTACGGTGCCGGAGTCCTGGCCTCGTTTTTGCTCCTCGCTCTGGTGGTCATCATCCTGAAACAGTCGGGAGAACTAGTCGGCTGGGGCTTTCAGTTTCAGAATCCGGCTTTTGTGCTGGCTCTCAGCGCTATTCTTCTGGTATTTGCCCTCAGCTTATTCGACCTCTACCTCTTTCAGCCGCCGATATTCGGGTCGAAACTGGCCGCCGCCGGATCGAGGGGACTTGTCGGTTCCTTTGTAAACGGGCTCGTTGCCGTAATCCTTGCAACCCCCTGCACCGCACCATTTCTTGGCAGCGCTCTGGGCTTTGCCTTTAGCCAGCCGCCGCTTTTAATCATCTTCTTTTTTCTCACCATTGGGATAGGCTTTGCCCTCCCATTTGTTTTGCTCGGTTTCATTCCCCGGATCATCCATCGGATACCGAAACCGGGGGCATGGATGGAGCTCTTCAAAGAAACGATGGGTCTGGTACTGATTGCCACCGCTCTCTACTTCTTTGCTATCTTCGGACGTCAGACAGGAGCGCAGGCAATGATCGGGGCCCTTGCCTTTCTCCTTTCCCTTGCATCGGCAGCCTGGCTCTACGGAAAACTTGCAAAACCGACCTCATCGAAACGGCAACGTTGGCTTTCGCTTCTTTTGTTCGTTATACTTTCCTCAGCGGCCGCTACGATCTTCATCGATCCATCCTCCTGGAAGTCCCAGGAAGGAAACGCAAGTGAAACAGCAATGGCGGAGCATGGCGGCGAAGGGGTCGAACGTATTGCCTATTCATCCGAAAGGGTGGAAACGATGATTCGTTCCCGGCAGCCCTTTCTCCTTGTCTTCTCCGCCCAGTGGTGCAGCGTCTGCAAGCTAAACGACCGTCGGATTTTTGCCACCGAACGGGGAAAAGAGCTTTTTCAACGCTACGGTATCCAGATGGTCTACGGAGATTACACCAATGCCGATCCTGTGATAGGCGAAGCGATAAAAGACCTTGGCAGAGCCGGCGTTCCGGTGTATGCTTTTTATCGGCCGGCGGCCGACAAACCTATTCTGCTGCCGGAACTACTTACCTTCGAGAAACTCGAGGAACTTTTCTCGAAGGCAGACCATGAGGCGGAAACCGGAGAAACTCCGACCGCTCAGCCGCTGGGAGATGCCCTTTTTTTCTAA